The following coding sequences are from one Enterococcus sp. 4G2_DIV0659 window:
- a CDS encoding 5'-nucleotidase C-terminal domain-containing protein, with protein MKKSVFKKVQLSLQVLMVSTLLASTSATTTLAIETTLSSETKVTESDTKESSTVSSTTQDTQEATPKTTAEATNTLQKLTILGTSDVHGQLWNWSYEDDKQTPVGLSQVSSIVNNVRSENPHGTILIDNGDMNQGTILTDDLYNKAPLVNEKPNPMIKAMNYMNYDAMVLGNHEFNFGLDLIKKLESEAKFPLLSANTYEKNSSSRFVGGTIKKDIDIDGDGTKDLTVGIIGLTTPQIPLWDGPKVDSLYFNPLKEEAEKAVAELKDETDVIIASIHAGRKSSDLASSADNVISNVAGIDAYILGHDHRSFAEQLQGPTGLVPVAGPKDTGTEMVRIDLDIEKTNNQWQVKQGNATIVNTKTVPADEGLKAETQDYHDTTKAFISQTIGTATGNFLPPEEVKGIPEAQLRPTAMTSLINNVQRKATGAQLAASALFKAESKLNEGPISYSNVFDIYKYPNTLVSANITGEKLLEYMENQADYYNSPSPDDLTISFNENIRVYNYDVFSGITYKIDISKPHGQRIINPMIDGKPVDLAANYTIAMNNYRYEGLLAQGIVTGETIYNSDPETLRGLIAEYIREKQTLNPAEEIENNWEVIGYHFNKNWRDLAVELVNNGTLHTQPAADGRTPNVKPITKQDVINAGFAPQSFTIMHTNDVHGRLEGNGKDVLGMARLKTYKDLIQPDLLIDAGDAFQGLPISNFSKGMDMVKIMNEVGYDAMAVGNHEFDFGFETAMKYKEELNFPILSNNTFKDGKLVFDPYTIVEKNGKKYAIIGVTTPETATKTHPNNVSGITFKDPIAETKKAISDIQGDASQVIDAYVITGHLGIDETTPHEWRGDTLAESLSKEYPELNITVLDGHSHTAVNGGKRFGNVMYTQTGNYLNNVGLVDVDLTDLSKKTASLTPANTLADLEENPTVKALVDEARAKFEKENSTVIIPNNPYQFNGERDNVRTRETNLGNLIGDAMLAYGQKGFKEPSDFAVTNGGGIRANIEPGEVTLGDVVAVMPFGNTIAQIEVTGAKVKEMFEMSLRSMPQKDEAGNIILDDFKQPKLGANGGFLHVSSTIRVHYDSTKKGSLLPADEGNGTNKTIVGERVLQVDIQNRQTGKFEPIDEKKTYRMATNDFLAAGGDGYDMLGGERQEGPSLDTVLIDHLKQASMLRIYNPDTTIDLAQYKEPFPGERIVSISEAEFNKLNKPAPTPQEQDKNKPDKITTPKLEKKADGKTTNYPKTGETIVSYGSLGLLVISLSGYCFYEYNRKRKIG; from the coding sequence GTGAAAAAGTCAGTTTTTAAGAAAGTTCAACTTAGTTTACAGGTATTAATGGTTTCTACTTTACTCGCAAGTACTAGTGCAACAACTACGCTCGCTATTGAAACTACACTTAGCAGTGAAACCAAAGTAACAGAAAGCGACACCAAAGAAAGCTCTACTGTTTCAAGCACAACACAAGATACACAAGAAGCCACTCCAAAAACAACGGCTGAAGCAACAAACACTCTACAAAAATTGACCATTTTAGGCACCTCTGATGTCCATGGTCAGCTATGGAACTGGTCCTATGAAGATGATAAACAAACACCAGTTGGACTTTCTCAAGTGAGCTCGATCGTAAACAATGTTCGATCAGAAAATCCCCACGGAACAATTTTGATCGATAATGGTGATATGAACCAGGGAACGATTTTAACAGATGATTTATACAACAAAGCACCTTTGGTTAATGAAAAACCAAACCCAATGATCAAAGCCATGAATTATATGAACTACGACGCGATGGTTTTAGGGAACCATGAATTTAACTTTGGTTTAGACTTAATCAAAAAGCTCGAAAGCGAAGCCAAATTCCCCCTACTATCGGCCAACACGTATGAAAAAAATTCAAGCAGTCGTTTTGTCGGCGGAACTATTAAAAAAGACATCGACATAGATGGTGATGGAACCAAAGATTTAACCGTCGGTATTATTGGTCTAACGACTCCCCAAATTCCCTTATGGGATGGACCAAAAGTAGACAGTTTATATTTCAATCCATTGAAAGAAGAAGCGGAAAAAGCAGTCGCTGAATTAAAAGACGAGACAGATGTCATCATAGCTTCCATACATGCAGGACGAAAAAGTTCTGATCTTGCATCTAGTGCAGACAATGTTATCAGTAATGTTGCTGGAATCGATGCTTATATATTAGGTCATGACCATCGTTCATTTGCCGAACAATTACAAGGTCCTACTGGTTTAGTACCTGTTGCCGGTCCCAAAGACACTGGAACAGAAATGGTGCGAATCGATCTTGATATCGAAAAAACAAACAATCAGTGGCAAGTCAAACAAGGAAATGCCACTATAGTAAACACTAAAACCGTTCCTGCCGATGAAGGCTTAAAAGCAGAAACACAAGACTATCACGATACAACAAAAGCTTTTATCTCCCAAACAATCGGGACAGCTACGGGCAACTTTTTACCTCCAGAAGAAGTAAAAGGAATCCCTGAAGCCCAATTACGTCCAACAGCAATGACTTCTCTGATCAACAATGTTCAAAGAAAAGCGACTGGTGCTCAATTAGCAGCTTCCGCTCTTTTCAAAGCAGAGAGCAAGCTAAACGAAGGTCCTATTTCTTATTCAAACGTTTTTGATATCTACAAGTACCCTAATACTTTAGTCAGTGCGAATATTACTGGTGAAAAACTATTAGAATACATGGAAAATCAAGCGGATTACTACAATTCACCTAGTCCAGACGACCTGACCATCAGTTTCAATGAAAACATTCGCGTCTATAATTATGACGTATTTTCTGGTATCACCTATAAAATTGATATCTCTAAACCTCATGGCCAGCGAATCATCAACCCGATGATTGACGGAAAACCCGTTGACCTTGCTGCAAACTATACGATAGCGATGAATAACTATCGCTACGAAGGGTTACTGGCACAAGGTATTGTTACTGGTGAAACGATCTATAACTCCGATCCTGAAACATTAAGAGGCCTGATTGCAGAATATATCCGGGAGAAACAAACACTTAATCCAGCAGAAGAAATCGAAAACAACTGGGAAGTGATTGGTTACCACTTTAACAAAAACTGGCGAGATTTAGCGGTTGAATTAGTCAATAACGGCACCTTGCATACCCAGCCTGCTGCCGATGGACGTACGCCTAATGTTAAACCGATCACTAAACAAGATGTGATTAACGCAGGCTTTGCGCCGCAATCATTTACAATTATGCATACGAATGATGTTCACGGTCGTCTCGAAGGAAATGGCAAAGATGTCTTAGGTATGGCACGCTTAAAAACCTATAAAGACCTGATTCAACCAGATTTATTAATTGATGCAGGAGATGCGTTCCAAGGACTGCCAATATCGAACTTCTCAAAAGGAATGGATATGGTTAAAATCATGAACGAAGTCGGATACGATGCAATGGCGGTTGGAAATCACGAGTTTGACTTTGGTTTTGAAACAGCTATGAAGTATAAAGAAGAATTAAACTTCCCTATTCTTTCCAACAATACCTTTAAAGATGGAAAATTGGTCTTTGACCCTTATACAATTGTGGAGAAAAATGGAAAAAAATATGCAATTATCGGTGTCACAACACCCGAAACGGCAACAAAAACACATCCAAATAATGTTTCGGGCATTACTTTTAAAGACCCAATTGCAGAAACAAAAAAAGCGATCAGCGACATTCAAGGAGATGCGAGTCAAGTAATTGATGCCTACGTAATAACGGGCCATCTTGGCATTGACGAAACAACACCACACGAATGGCGGGGAGACACACTGGCAGAAAGCTTAAGTAAAGAGTATCCGGAGTTAAATATCACCGTTCTTGATGGTCACTCACATACAGCCGTAAATGGTGGCAAACGCTTTGGCAACGTGATGTACACGCAAACTGGAAACTACTTGAATAACGTCGGATTGGTTGATGTTGATTTAACCGATCTAAGCAAAAAAACAGCGTCATTAACACCCGCAAATACACTCGCTGATTTAGAGGAAAATCCGACTGTTAAAGCTTTAGTGGATGAAGCACGTGCAAAGTTTGAAAAAGAAAATTCAACAGTCATTATCCCAAACAACCCTTATCAATTCAATGGTGAGCGTGACAATGTAAGAACAAGAGAAACCAATTTAGGGAACTTAATTGGTGATGCTATGCTAGCTTATGGACAAAAAGGATTTAAAGAGCCAAGTGATTTTGCCGTAACAAACGGTGGTGGTATTCGAGCAAATATCGAACCCGGAGAAGTAACATTAGGTGATGTAGTTGCAGTGATGCCTTTTGGGAATACGATTGCTCAAATCGAGGTTACTGGTGCCAAGGTCAAAGAAATGTTTGAAATGTCTCTTCGTTCGATGCCTCAAAAAGACGAAGCTGGAAACATCATTTTAGATGATTTCAAACAACCCAAACTGGGTGCAAATGGCGGATTCCTTCATGTCTCAAGTACCATTCGCGTTCATTATGACTCAACGAAAAAAGGCTCATTATTACCAGCAGATGAAGGCAATGGTACCAACAAAACAATCGTTGGAGAGCGTGTCCTTCAAGTAGACATTCAAAACCGCCAGACTGGAAAATTTGAACCAATTGACGAAAAGAAAACATACCGCATGGCTACGAATGACTTTTTAGCCGCTGGTGGTGATGGATACGATATGCTTGGTGGCGAAAGACAAGAAGGACCTTCGTTAGATACTGTCTTAATTGACCATCTAAAACAAGCGTCAATGCTACGTATTTATAATCCCGATACAACGATCGATTTGGCCCAATACAAAGAACCCTTCCCAGGCGAACGAATCGTTTCTATCTCAGAAGCTGAATTTAATAAGCTAAACAAACCAGCTCCTACGCCACAAGAACAAGATAAAAATAAACCAGATAAGATAACCACACCAAAACTTGAGAAAAAAGCTGACGGAAAAACAACGAATTATCCAAAAACGGGTGAAACAATTGTTTCTTACGGTAGTTTAGGTTTATTGGTCATCAGTCTGTCTGGATATTGCTTCTATGAATACAATCGAAAACGAAAAATAGGATAA
- a CDS encoding ribose-phosphate diphosphokinase, with amino-acid sequence MSKHYFDPRLKIFSLNSNRPLAEKIAAAVGVELGKSSVTQFSDGEIQVNIEESIRGSHVYIIQSTSSPVNDNLMELLIMIDALKRASAKTINVVMPYYGYARQDRKARAREPITAKLVANMLEKAGATRMLTLDLHAVQIQGFFDIPVDHLMGAPLIADYFLERDIKGDDVVVVSPDHGGVTRARKLAEYLKSPIAIIDKRRPKANVAEVMNIIGHVEGKTCVLIDDMIDTAGTISLAANALKEAGAKEVYASCTHPVLSGPALQRIEESAIERLVVTDSIYLSDDRKIDKIDEVSVGELIGDAIKRIHENKPVSPLFETKRR; translated from the coding sequence ATGTCAAAACATTATTTTGATCCAAGATTGAAGATTTTTTCTCTTAACTCAAATCGTCCGTTAGCGGAAAAAATTGCCGCAGCAGTTGGTGTAGAATTAGGAAAATCTTCTGTCACTCAATTCAGTGATGGTGAAATTCAAGTAAATATCGAAGAAAGTATTCGTGGTTCTCACGTGTACATTATTCAATCAACTAGCAGTCCTGTGAATGATAATTTGATGGAATTGTTGATTATGATTGACGCATTAAAACGTGCTAGTGCGAAAACAATCAATGTCGTGATGCCTTATTATGGCTATGCGCGTCAAGATCGTAAAGCTCGTGCCCGTGAACCAATCACAGCAAAATTGGTTGCCAATATGCTTGAAAAAGCAGGAGCAACTAGAATGTTAACATTGGATTTACATGCCGTTCAAATTCAAGGATTTTTCGATATTCCAGTGGATCACTTGATGGGTGCACCATTGATTGCAGATTATTTCTTAGAACGTGATATTAAAGGTGATGATGTGGTCGTTGTTTCTCCTGACCATGGTGGAGTGACTCGTGCTCGTAAGTTGGCAGAGTACTTAAAATCACCAATCGCAATCATTGACAAACGTCGTCCGAAAGCTAACGTGGCTGAAGTGATGAATATTATTGGACATGTAGAAGGCAAAACATGTGTGTTGATTGATGATATGATCGATACAGCGGGGACGATTTCTTTAGCAGCTAATGCACTGAAAGAAGCTGGTGCGAAAGAAGTTTATGCATCATGTACACACCCAGTCTTGTCAGGACCTGCGTTACAGCGTATTGAAGAATCTGCTATTGAGCGTTTAGTTGTAACAGATTCTATCTATCTTTCAGATGATAGAAAAATCGACAAAATCGATGAAGTTAGTGTGGGTGAACTGATTGGTGATGCAATCAAACGTATCCACGAAAACAAACCAGTTAGTCCATTGTTTGAAACAAAACGCCGTTAA